In Granulicella mallensis MP5ACTX8, the sequence GTCGCAAGGCGATCGGGGGTTCGAATCCCTCACTCTCCGCCATTTCCTTTCTTTGTTTCTCTCTAAACAATAGGTAAATGATGACAATAGGTAAATGGCGCTAAGGCGTTCGTTTTCGTGTTGTTGTCCTCTTAACGCGACGTGTGCCTCAGGATGGTGGGACAATAAAGGCATGATTACGTCCGATGAGTTGAATAAAATTCCAATCTTTGCGTGTTTGGAAGAACCTGAGCGGCAGAGGTTCGCCAACAAAGCTGCAGACATGCACCTGAAGTCTGGAGAATGGCTCATTCGTGAAGGAGATATCCCTTATTTCTATGTTCTCCTCGAGGGTGATCTTGCTCTGATCAAGGACGTTCTGGGACAGCCGCGTGAATTTCATCGATATAAGGTCGGAGCCTTCTTCGGAGAGGTTCCAATTCTGATGGGCGCTCCCGCCTTTGTATCCGTCCAGGCAAAGGCCTGGTGTCGCATTGCGCGATTCGACCGCCAACAGTTGCAGGAGTTGATTCGCGATTCCGCCGCATGCAGCGCCATCATTCTCCAGACCATGAATGCGCGCCTGGCCAGTGTGCAAGAGTGGATGAAGGAGATACCTTCCTCGCGCGTGTTCATCGTGGGCTCGCAGTACGATACGGACTGTCGCGACATTCGTTCGTTCCTCTCGATGAACCGCATCCCTTATGAATGGGTAGACCGCGAACGCGAGCCGGACCGGGTGCCTATATGCCTGCCGAAGGATTCGAGCGGTCCAGCGGTCATTGTCGATAGAGCGTTCTGCGTCGGACAGCCTCCGACGGTACGCAAAGTCGCGGAGGCGTTGGGGATTCGCACCACGCCGACCCGGGAAAACTATGATGTCGTCGTCATCGGGGGCGGCCCTGCCGGTCTGGCTGCGGCGGTGTATGGCGCTTCAGAAGGCCTGTGCGTGTTGTTGATTGAGCGCAACGCCGCCGGCGGGCAGGCGGGGACCTCTTCGCGCATTGAGAACTATCTCGGTTTTCCGAACGGAATATCGGGTGACGAGTTGAGCGAGCGTGCGCTGCGGCAGGCAGGACGTTTTGGCGCAGAGATGGTGCTGACTCGCGAGGTACAGAACATCGAGCCGATGACGGGCGGCTATTGCGTGGAGATGGATAGCGGCGACCGTGTGATGACGAAGACCGTAATTCTGGCCACAGGCGTCGATTGGCGCAGGTTGGACGCCGAGGGCGTCGACGAACTGCTGGGACGCGGCGTGCTGTACGGCGCTGCCCGTACGGAGTCGCCAACGGTGATCGGCAAAGATGTTTTCATCGTTGGCGGCGGCAACTCCGCGGGGCAGGCTGCGATGTTCTTCTCCAACTATGCGAACTCGGTGACGATCCTGGTGCGTGGGGCAGGGCTTCATCTCAGCATGTCGCAATATCTGATCGACCAGCTCGCGAGCAAGAAGAACATCTCGATCGAACCATTTACGCAGGTCGTATCGGTGGGGGGTGGGGATCATCTCGAGACCCTCTGCACCAGCACGAAGGGTTCAGCGCCACAGACGCGGAAAGCGGATGCGCTCTTTGTCCTGATTGGAGCGGATGCCAACACCGGCTGGCTGCCGAAGAATCTGCAGCGTGACGAGAAGGGATACATCTGCACGGGACGCGATGTCATGGACCTGCCGAACTGGAATGGCTCGCGTCCTCCGTTCCTGCTGGAAACCAATCTGCCGGGGTTCTTTTGCGCCGGCGACGTTCGGCACGATTCCATCAAGCGCGTGTCGAGCGGCGTTGGGGAGGGAAGCATGGCGATTGCGTTTGTGCATCAATACCTGGCGCTGGATCAGAAGGCGAACTAATATAGCCCTCCAGTCCTGACCATCCCCTAAGGCTCATGCAGATATTTGCATGAGCCTTACAGGTACCAGGGGATGTTGATGACCGTAATGCGCTGATTGCCGCGGACGAGCAGCATGAGCTTGAGCAGTTGTGCACGCTGGTTGTGAAGCGGCGTCTGCCACCAGTGTTTGACGACCAGTTCGGGGACGAGGACGGCGATCTGGCACTCTGGGTGCTCACGTTCAAGCTGGAAGATGTACTCGACCAGAGGCAGCAGGACGAAGCGATAGGGCGAGGGTAGGAAGACGAGCCTGGGGAGTGGTTTTCCTGCAATCTGAATGGGCTCTGCGACGTTGCGTTGCCACATTTGCTCGACCTCGTCGCGACACTCTTCGGCATCGACGTGGACAGCTTCTACTCGCTCGCTGAGCTTCATGGCAAAGCGCAAACCCTTTTCGGTGATACGAGTCCAGCGATCGAGCGGAACGACGACCAGGGGATGGGCGAGGTTCTCGACGTGCATGGGGCGATCGATGTTGATCTCACGCGCGACACGGTCGTAGTGCTTCTTCACTCCGGCCATTAGTAGAATCAGCGCGGGGATGAGGATCGCGGTGATCCATGCGCCTTCCCTGAACTTTGTGACGAGTACGACGATGAGGGTGATGCCGGTGGCAATCGCGCCGATACCGTTGACGATCATGCGCTGCCGTGTGCCTTTTCCCGGGTACTTGTACCAGTGCACCACCATGCCGGCCTGAGAGAGCGTGAATGCCAGAAAGGCACCGATAGCGAAGAGCGGGATCAGGCGATCGGTGACGCCGCCGAAGATGATGAGCAGCGCACCGGTAAAGCCTACCAGGGCGACGATGCCGTGAGAGTACAGCAGGCGGCGGCCGCGAATTTTGAAGACATGCGGAAGGTAGTCGTGCTGTGCGATGGCGCGGGTAAGGCGCGGGAAGTCGGCGTACGAGGTATTCGCAGAGAGCGCGAGGACAGCGAGGATGGAGCCGATGCTGACGTAGTAGAACCAGCCGCGTCCCATGACGGCAGAGATGAGTTG encodes:
- a CDS encoding APC family permease; this encodes MSLFSLLAGKPLATSEERAEHIGPISGIPVFGLDALSSAAYGPEAALTLLIPLGVAGIAHIVPISFAIIGLLAIVFFSYMQTIDAYPNGGGSYTVASENLGETAGLLAAAALMIDYILNAAVGISAGVGALVSAFPLLQPHTLALCLAILLLLTLINIRGVKDTGTAFLIPTYLFLGSLLVVIILGGIRALAAHGHPVPVIAPPHLPAVTSALSLWLLLKVFASGCTAMTGVEAVSNGVNAFRAPTQKNAKRTLTIIIILLMVFLAGIALLCRAYNIGATDPTGNGYQSVLSQLISAVMGRGWFYYVSIGSILAVLALSANTSYADFPRLTRAIAQHDYLPHVFKIRGRRLLYSHGIVALVGFTGALLIIFGGVTDRLIPLFAIGAFLAFTLSQAGMVVHWYKYPGKGTRQRMIVNGIGAIATGITLIVVLVTKFREGAWITAILIPALILLMAGVKKHYDRVAREINIDRPMHVENLAHPLVVVPLDRWTRITEKGLRFAMKLSERVEAVHVDAEECRDEVEQMWQRNVAEPIQIAGKPLPRLVFLPSPYRFVLLPLVEYIFQLEREHPECQIAVLVPELVVKHWWQTPLHNQRAQLLKLMLLVRGNQRITVINIPWYL
- a CDS encoding FAD-dependent oxidoreductase is translated as MHLKSGEWLIREGDIPYFYVLLEGDLALIKDVLGQPREFHRYKVGAFFGEVPILMGAPAFVSVQAKAWCRIARFDRQQLQELIRDSAACSAIILQTMNARLASVQEWMKEIPSSRVFIVGSQYDTDCRDIRSFLSMNRIPYEWVDREREPDRVPICLPKDSSGPAVIVDRAFCVGQPPTVRKVAEALGIRTTPTRENYDVVVIGGGPAGLAAAVYGASEGLCVLLIERNAAGGQAGTSSRIENYLGFPNGISGDELSERALRQAGRFGAEMVLTREVQNIEPMTGGYCVEMDSGDRVMTKTVILATGVDWRRLDAEGVDELLGRGVLYGAARTESPTVIGKDVFIVGGGNSAGQAAMFFSNYANSVTILVRGAGLHLSMSQYLIDQLASKKNISIEPFTQVVSVGGGDHLETLCTSTKGSAPQTRKADALFVLIGADANTGWLPKNLQRDEKGYICTGRDVMDLPNWNGSRPPFLLETNLPGFFCAGDVRHDSIKRVSSGVGEGSMAIAFVHQYLALDQKAN